In Asticcacaulis sp. SL142, the sequence TGAGTATAGGTTTATGTAATCGCTGTGCGAATTACACGGCAGCGGCAATGGCCATCAAAAATGCCACCAGCAAAGTGCCGGGTATAGCAAATACAGACGCTTGCCCAAGTCTTTCGCTACGCATGATAAAATCTCCTGTGTGTTTGACAGGATGTATATATGTTGCGGGTGCGAAAGAGTTAAGGGGCGAAAATGTCGCAGGTCTACACATCGTGTAACGGTGCTTTGCTGTCGCTGTTAAGGTTTGTGATCACTTCTTGAACAACGACAGATCAATGGCATCGGCCATGGCTTTGAAGCCCGCCGGTGAGGGGTGGATATGGTCGCCCATATCGTATTCCGGCTTAAGGCGCGACGGATCGGCCGGATCGCGGGTAGCGGCGTCAAAGTCGATCACGCCGTCAAAATTGCCGGGCGTACGAATCCAGGTATTGATCGCCTGACGGTCGGCTTCGTTGAGCGCAGTCGGGCGGTAATAGTCAAAGCCCATATAGGCCATGATGGTGGCGCCGTAGACCTTGATGCCGTGGCTGCGGGCGCGGCTGATCATCTGCTGATAGGCGGTGATCAGGTCGGTAACATGGGCTTTGTGGGCGGCGTCGCTTACCGGCGCTTCGCGGGTCAGGGTGCCGAGGTCATTGACCCCTTCGAGGACGATCAGATACTTCACCCCGGCTTGTGACAGGACATCGCGCTCAAACCGCGCCATGGCGTTAGGGCCTGAGCCGTCGTTGAGGATACGGTTGCCGCCGATGCCCATATTGAGTACGCCGAGGTCTTTTAACTTACGGTCGGCCTGCAGCCGTTTGGCCAGCACATCCGTCCAGCGGTCATTGCCATTGGTGGTCGATCCGCGCCCATCGGTGATCGAATCCCCGATTGTGACGATGGCTGCACCTTTTTTAGCCTCAACCTCGATGGCGGCGATGTGATACC encodes:
- a CDS encoding SGNH/GDSL hydrolase family protein — protein: MKRHMWAVLAAAFALSSPAAFAEKWIGTWGSSQYLAEGDNALPAEAQDITLRQIVRVSRGGERFKVRISNAFGTEALTIGAAHIAPGTPGTSRIDAATGTSLTFSGRTSVTIPAGAAYESDPVDMALKPLSDMAISLYLPKVPARQTGHPGSRTTSYRVSGNQVAAADFTNPTPVDRWYHIAAIEVEAKKGAAIVTIGDSITDGRGSTTNGNDRWTDVLAKRLQADRKLKDLGVLNMGIGGNRILNDGSGPNAMARFERDVLSQAGVKYLIVLEGVNDLGTLTREAPVSDAAHKAHVTDLITAYQQMISRARSHGIKVYGATIMAYMGFDYYRPTALNEADRQAINTWIRTPGNFDGVIDFDAATRDPADPSRLKPEYDMGDHIHPSPAGFKAMADAIDLSLFKK